The nucleotide sequence TGCGCAAACGCCTGACCATTACAGGTTCTACGCTGCGTCCGCGTCCCGTGGCCTTCAAGGCTGCGATTGCGCAGGCGCTCAAGCGCAATGTCTGGCCCATGCTGGAATCCGGCAAGGTGCGCCCAGCCATTTATCGTGAATTCGATGCTGCTGACGCCGCGCAGGCTCATGCGCTGATGGAGTCCAGCCAGCACACCGGAAAAATCGTTTTGACTTGGGAAACATGAAGCAAAAACTCATTGTCGGCAACTGGAAGATGAACGGCAGCCTGGCTGCCAATGCGGCATTGCTGCAGGCCATCAAGCAGGGTCTGCCTGCGGACAACAAGGCGGGCGTAGCCGTGGCTGCACCTGCGGTGTATCTGGCTCAAGTCCAGGCGGAACTTGCGGGTTCTGCTATCGGTGTGGGAGCGCAAGATCTGTCTCAGCATGAGCAGGGTGCATTCACTGGCGAGATTTCGGCCACCATGCTCAAGGAGTTTGGTGTGCGCTATGCGCTGGTCGGTCACTCCGAGCGTCGCCAGTATCACGGCGAAACCGATGCTGTGGTGGCTGCCAAGGCGCAGGCTGCATTGTCCAAGGGCATCACACCCATCGTTTGCGTGGGCGAGACTCTGGCAGAGCGTGAAGCCGGTCAGACTGAAGCCGTGGTCAAGCGCCAGCTGGCCGCTGTGATTCAGCAAGTCGGCCAGTGCGTGAGCGAACTGGTTGTGGCCTATGAACCCGTCTGGGCCATTGGTACCGGCAAGACGGCAACGCCAGAGCAGGCTCAGCAAGTTCATGCCGTGCTGCGCGCCCAGCTGGCTGCGGCGACGGAAAAGGCGGATCGCGTGCCTTTGCTCTACGGCGGCAGCATGAATGCAGCCAATGCCGAGCAACTGCTGGCCCAGGCTGACATTGATGGCGGCCTGATTGGTGGTGCTGCGCTCAAGGCCCCTGATTTCCTCACCATTATTGCGGCAGCGCAATAATTCGTTTGCGCCGCACCTGGTGTGCGGCGCACCCTGATTACGATTACTAGGTTTTGATATGAACGTCTTATCCAGCGTCATTCTTGCGGTCCAGATGCTGGCCGCACTGGGCATGATTGGCCTGATCCTGATTCAGCACGGCAAGGGTGCTGACATGGGTGCCTCTTTTGGTGGTGGCTCCTCGGGCAGCCTGTTCGGTGCCTCGGGCAGCGCCAACTTCCTGTCGCGCACCACTGCGGTGCTGGCCAGCGTGTTCTTTGTGGCCACTCTGGCTCTGGCATACCTGAGCAATTCTCGCCCTGTCACCTCTGGCAGCGTGCTGGAAGGTGCTCCTGTGTCTGCGCCCGCTCCTGCGCAAAGCATTCCAGCTACAGGTGCGCCTGCTGCGGCGACTGGTGATGTACCAGCACCTGCTACGCAAGTGCCTGCAGCAGGTGCTGAAGGTGCCGCACAGATCCCGACAAAATAATTTATGAAAATGCTTGAAGAACTCCGAGTGATGGGGTTTTTCAAGCTAGAATCTAGGGATTGTCTGGGGATCAAAATCTTTGCAATGAAGGTTTCTGGGGTTGCCGGACAATTGAGACGAAGCCGTCGTGGTGGAATTGGTAGACACGCTATCTTGAGGGGGTAGTGGCGAAAGCTGTGCGAGTTCGAGTCTCGCCGACGGCACCAACATATAACTAGAAACCTGCCCTGCTGATCAGGCAGTGATCGGTGAGGCATGTTTTCAATAACAAGGCCCACTCGATGAACATCGATCAGTACCTTCCCGTTCTCTTGTTCATTCTCATTGGCATGGCTGTGGGCGTTGTTCCACTGGCTCTCGGCTACGTGCTGGGTCCCAATCGGCCAGATGCTGCCAAGAATTCCCCCTACGAATGCGGTTTCGAAGCGTTTGAAGACGCTCGGATGAAGTTTGACGTGCGCTACTACCTGGTGGCCATTCTCTTCATTCTGTTTGATCTGGAAATCGCATTCCTGCTGCCCTGGGCTGTCGCACTCAAAGAAGTCGGCGGTGCGGGTTTTGTTGCTGTCCTGATCTTCCTGGCCATTCTGGTCGTGGGCTTTGCCTACGAGTGGAAAAAAGGCGCCCTGGACTGGGAATAAGCAGCTTCTTTGAGGAAACACGATGATCGAAGGCGTGATGAAGGAAGGCTTTGTCACCACCAGTTATGACACGGTGGTGAACTGGGCCAAGACAGGGTCGATCTGGCCCATGACATTTGGCCTGGCCTGCTGTGCGGTGGAGATGATGCACGCAGCGGCTGCACGTTATGACATCGGTCGCTTCGGCTCCGAAGTGTTCCGTGCCAGCCCCCGCCACTCGGACCTGATGATTGTTGCCGGTACGCTGTGCAACAAGATGGCTCCTGCGATGCGCAAGGTTTACGACCAGATGTCGGAACCCCGCTGGGTGATTTCGATGGGCTCCTGCGCCAACGGCGGCGGCTACTACCACTACAGCTACTCTGTGGTGCGTGGTTGTGACCGCATCGTTCCGGTGGACGTCTATG is from Comamonas fluminis and encodes:
- the secG gene encoding preprotein translocase subunit SecG; the encoded protein is MNVLSSVILAVQMLAALGMIGLILIQHGKGADMGASFGGGSSGSLFGASGSANFLSRTTAVLASVFFVATLALAYLSNSRPVTSGSVLEGAPVSAPAPAQSIPATGAPAAATGDVPAPATQVPAAGAEGAAQIPTK
- a CDS encoding NuoB/complex I 20 kDa subunit family protein is translated as MIEGVMKEGFVTTSYDTVVNWAKTGSIWPMTFGLACCAVEMMHAAAARYDIGRFGSEVFRASPRHSDLMIVAGTLCNKMAPAMRKVYDQMSEPRWVISMGSCANGGGYYHYSYSVVRGCDRIVPVDVYVPGCPPTAEALIYGIIQLQQKIRRTHTIARV
- a CDS encoding NADH-quinone oxidoreductase subunit A; translation: MNIDQYLPVLLFILIGMAVGVVPLALGYVLGPNRPDAAKNSPYECGFEAFEDARMKFDVRYYLVAILFILFDLEIAFLLPWAVALKEVGGAGFVAVLIFLAILVVGFAYEWKKGALDWE
- the tpiA gene encoding triose-phosphate isomerase is translated as MKQKLIVGNWKMNGSLAANAALLQAIKQGLPADNKAGVAVAAPAVYLAQVQAELAGSAIGVGAQDLSQHEQGAFTGEISATMLKEFGVRYALVGHSERRQYHGETDAVVAAKAQAALSKGITPIVCVGETLAEREAGQTEAVVKRQLAAVIQQVGQCVSELVVAYEPVWAIGTGKTATPEQAQQVHAVLRAQLAAATEKADRVPLLYGGSMNAANAEQLLAQADIDGGLIGGAALKAPDFLTIIAAAQ